One segment of Paenibacillus rhizovicinus DNA contains the following:
- a CDS encoding VOC family protein — translation MRNEKTNDADVIGYCCMRFPVTDLKVSVAFYCDVLGYKLLSADYQFGEAHIALKNGNGPGIFLMETQPEQVTPMQFVFPRSFFVTNSTGHVTMIELLTNDLLALHERIQQAGVPMDREPVFTSDYGYFTFYDPDGHYIRAVEERDL, via the coding sequence ATGCGTAATGAAAAAACGAATGATGCGGACGTGATCGGTTATTGTTGCATGCGCTTTCCAGTTACGGATTTGAAAGTGTCGGTAGCTTTTTATTGCGATGTGCTGGGCTATAAGTTGCTATCCGCGGATTATCAGTTCGGAGAGGCCCATATTGCGTTGAAAAACGGAAACGGTCCGGGAATTTTCTTAATGGAAACCCAACCGGAACAAGTCACGCCTATGCAGTTTGTCTTTCCTCGTTCATTCTTTGTCACTAACAGCACGGGGCATGTAACGATGATCGAGCTGCTGACGAATGATTTGCTCGCCTTGCATGAACGGATCCAACAAGCTGGTGTTCCAATGGATCGAGAGCCTGTATTTACGAGCGATTACGGGTATTTCACCTTTTATGATCCAGACGGGCACTATATCCGGGCGGTTGAAGAAAGGGACTTGTA
- a CDS encoding erythromycin esterase family protein, with translation MRRMENLINTIQLLAKPYHSPEHAAEVIKAASSAKFVLLGEASHGTSEYYRDRAALSKRLVTEHGFRLIAVEGDWPSCYTLNRYVKGYDDAGTNVREALRDFGRWPSWMWANREIIEFAEWLRQYNASKPEEEKVGFYGIDLYSLWESMDEIITYLEAKPGAESDLIAAKQAFECFEPHDRDGQRYGVSASLYGEGCTDEIVELLRKLQHKWKTQGPHVDREDALSLEMNALAVIGAEAYYRTMIQHDAESWNVRDRHMVEALEKLMDYYGDGSRAVVWEHNTHIGDARYTDMAEDGMVNVGQLLREKYGVDDVYAIGYGTYEGTVIAGRSWGSREQVMKVPPAIPNSWEELLHRAGPEDKLILFDASTAILDEITLGHRAIGVVYHPERERGNYVPSVMSKRYDAFIYFDRTHGLSPISNEIVYS, from the coding sequence ATGCGACGCATGGAAAATTTGATAAACACCATCCAGCTGTTAGCAAAGCCTTACCATAGCCCGGAACACGCTGCAGAAGTAATCAAAGCGGCAAGCTCCGCCAAATTCGTGCTGCTTGGGGAAGCGTCGCACGGCACGTCGGAGTACTATAGAGATCGTGCGGCATTATCCAAACGACTCGTCACGGAGCACGGGTTTCGACTCATAGCGGTAGAGGGAGATTGGCCTTCTTGTTATACGTTGAACCGTTATGTCAAAGGCTATGACGATGCAGGAACCAACGTTCGTGAGGCATTGCGGGATTTTGGAAGATGGCCTTCCTGGATGTGGGCGAACCGCGAAATTATCGAATTTGCGGAATGGCTTCGCCAGTACAACGCTTCGAAACCGGAGGAAGAGAAGGTTGGATTCTATGGCATTGATCTGTACAGCTTGTGGGAATCCATGGATGAAATCATCACGTATCTCGAAGCGAAACCCGGAGCAGAGTCGGACTTAATTGCGGCGAAGCAGGCATTTGAATGTTTCGAGCCGCATGACCGAGATGGACAACGGTACGGCGTCTCCGCTTCTTTGTACGGTGAAGGCTGCACGGACGAGATCGTTGAACTTCTTCGTAAATTGCAACACAAATGGAAGACGCAAGGGCCGCATGTCGATCGGGAGGATGCGCTTAGCCTTGAGATGAACGCCCTTGCCGTAATAGGAGCCGAAGCCTATTACCGCACCATGATCCAGCACGATGCCGAATCTTGGAACGTACGGGACCGGCATATGGTCGAAGCGCTCGAGAAGCTAATGGATTATTATGGCGATGGCTCGCGTGCGGTCGTTTGGGAGCATAACACCCATATCGGAGATGCCCGCTACACGGACATGGCGGAGGACGGGATGGTCAACGTCGGACAATTGCTGCGCGAGAAGTATGGGGTCGACGACGTCTATGCGATCGGGTACGGCACCTATGAAGGCACCGTTATTGCCGGCAGATCATGGGGCAGTCGAGAGCAAGTGATGAAGGTTCCTCCAGCAATTCCGAACAGCTGGGAAGAGCTGCTGCATCGAGCTGGTCCAGAGGATAAATTAATCCTCTTCGACGCAAGTACGGCTATATTGGACGAGATCACGCTCGGTCACCGGGCAATCGGCGTCGTCTACCATCCGGAGCGCGAACGGGGCAACTACGTGCCAAGCGTGATGTCGAAGCGATATGATGCCTTTATTTATTTCGATCGAACGCATGGGCTTTCGCCAATCTCGAACGAGATTGTTTATTCGTAA